The following proteins are encoded in a genomic region of Armatimonadota bacterium:
- a CDS encoding PEP-CTERM sorting domain-containing protein — translation MNKAILSTVAAAIVGLSGAWAFPATMKYLGGGGQKGGSVKYTFDGGANFREGRVGELRVELKYGSVEEILYTYCVDPFVGMSTSHKGVNVLDTASLSPNGMRIGDIVNQFAPTVRASGNDNDAKAMQLVVWELLFETGNVYDITAGSFFARRTNGNPLESSIVNAANSYLAANGTDLAIYIKSNLNSHGDPLTQSVVAPVPEPASLIALSVGLVGLARRRISKK, via the coding sequence ATGAACAAGGCAATACTTTCGACAGTCGCAGCAGCAATCGTCGGTCTGAGCGGCGCATGGGCTTTTCCCGCCACGATGAAGTACCTGGGCGGCGGTGGCCAAAAGGGCGGCAGCGTCAAGTACACGTTTGACGGCGGTGCCAACTTCCGAGAAGGCCGCGTCGGCGAGCTTCGAGTCGAGTTGAAGTACGGCTCGGTAGAAGAGATCCTCTACACTTACTGCGTCGATCCGTTCGTTGGCATGTCTACCAGCCACAAGGGCGTCAACGTGCTCGACACCGCCTCGCTCAGCCCTAACGGGATGCGCATTGGCGACATTGTTAATCAGTTTGCCCCGACCGTTCGCGCTTCTGGCAACGACAACGATGCCAAAGCCATGCAGTTGGTCGTTTGGGAGCTTCTGTTCGAAACCGGGAACGTTTATGACATTACCGCTGGTTCGTTCTTCGCCAGACGGACGAACGGCAACCCTCTGGAAAGTTCGATTGTGAACGCCGCCAACAGTTACTTGGCAGCGAACGGCACCGATCTGGCCATCTATATCAAGTCGAACTTGAACAGCCACGGCGACCCGTTGACGCAGAGCGTCGTCGCCCCTGTGCCGGAGCCTGCCAGCCTGATCGCGCTGAGCGTCGGTCTGGTCGGTCTTGCCCGCCGCAGAATCTCGAAGAAGTAA
- a CDS encoding SDR family oxidoreductase has protein sequence MATVLSTSIEAQPDADVAASRKPTALITGASSGIGEEFARQLADKGYRLILAARRADRLHQLASQLNAEVEIVVADLATEEGMAKVEAAINDHSPDLLVNNAGFGTTGKFHHVEPYKIADMVMVHGMATAILSRTALPAMIDRGSGAIINVASIAAFIARPGSANYSATKAYMVALSRSLNAELRGTGVHVQALCPGFTYTEFHDTPEFERFSREQVPKPLWMTASRVVQISIEALSTKKEIVIPGWRNKVIAYVASNRTLGPILSNFILGRKKR, from the coding sequence TTGGCAACCGTTCTCTCCACTTCGATAGAGGCCCAACCGGATGCCGATGTCGCTGCCTCTCGAAAACCCACAGCCCTTATCACCGGTGCCTCCAGCGGTATTGGCGAGGAGTTCGCCCGGCAATTGGCCGACAAGGGCTACCGGCTCATCCTCGCCGCTCGACGAGCGGACAGGCTGCATCAGCTGGCCTCGCAATTGAACGCCGAAGTCGAGATCGTTGTGGCCGATCTTGCGACCGAGGAGGGAATGGCCAAAGTCGAAGCCGCGATAAACGACCATTCGCCCGACCTGCTGGTCAACAATGCGGGCTTTGGCACCACGGGCAAGTTCCATCATGTCGAGCCATACAAGATCGCCGACATGGTAATGGTGCACGGGATGGCGACGGCCATCCTATCCCGAACCGCGCTGCCCGCCATGATTGACCGAGGGAGCGGCGCGATTATCAACGTGGCTTCGATCGCGGCCTTCATCGCTCGACCGGGCTCGGCCAACTACTCTGCGACCAAAGCCTACATGGTTGCGCTTTCTCGGTCGCTGAACGCGGAACTGCGCGGCACGGGCGTCCATGTGCAGGCGCTCTGTCCGGGATTCACCTATACCGAGTTCCACGATACGCCGGAGTTCGAGCGCTTTAGCCGCGAACAAGTGCCCAAGCCGCTTTGGATGACTGCCAGTCGTGTTGTGCAAATCTCGATCGAGGCTTTGTCGACCAAGAAAGAGATCGTCATCCCAGGATGGCGCAACAAAGTCATCGCATACGTTGCCTCCAATCGCACTTTGGGGCCTATTCTGAGCAACTTCATCTTAGGCCGCAAGAAGCGCTGA